A single window of Pseudarthrobacter defluvii DNA harbors:
- a CDS encoding M20/M25/M40 family metallo-hydrolase, giving the protein MPDVLPEDEVVRICQELIRIDTSNYGDGSGPGERVAAEYAAGLIEEVGMSAEIFESAPGRANVVTRLAGEDPSASALVVHGHLDVVPALRDQWSVDPFGAELKDGLIWGRGAVDMKDMDAMILSVLRGFAREGRKPKREIIFAFFADEEAGGTYGARYAVDNRPELFEGATEAISEVGGFSATIGGQRTYLLQTAEKGISWLRLVAHGRAGHGSQINTDNAVTRLAAAVTRIGEYKWPIELTPTTRQFLDGVTELTAVEFDADNPDLLLNQLGTVARFVGATLQNTTNPTLLKGGYKHNVIPESAEALVDCRTLPGQEQQVLEIVRELAGNGVDVSYVHNDVSLEVPFAGNLVDSMIDALHKEDPGAKVLPYTLSGGTDNKSLSRLGITGYGFAPLMLPDELDFTGMFHGVDERVPADSLKFGARVLNTLLTNY; this is encoded by the coding sequence ATGCCTGACGTCCTGCCCGAGGATGAAGTTGTCCGGATCTGCCAGGAACTCATCCGGATCGACACCTCCAACTATGGGGACGGATCAGGGCCGGGGGAACGCGTGGCGGCGGAGTACGCTGCGGGGTTGATTGAGGAAGTCGGCATGAGCGCGGAGATCTTCGAATCCGCACCGGGCCGTGCCAACGTGGTAACCAGGCTGGCCGGGGAGGACCCGTCCGCCAGCGCCCTGGTGGTCCACGGCCACCTGGATGTCGTCCCCGCACTCCGAGACCAGTGGTCGGTGGACCCGTTTGGCGCCGAACTGAAGGACGGCCTGATCTGGGGCCGCGGCGCCGTCGACATGAAGGACATGGACGCCATGATCCTTTCAGTCCTGCGCGGCTTCGCCAGGGAAGGCCGGAAACCCAAGCGGGAGATCATCTTCGCCTTCTTCGCAGACGAGGAAGCCGGCGGGACGTACGGCGCCCGCTATGCGGTGGACAACCGTCCGGAACTGTTCGAGGGGGCCACCGAGGCGATCTCCGAAGTAGGCGGCTTTTCCGCCACGATCGGCGGCCAACGGACGTACCTGCTGCAGACGGCGGAGAAGGGCATCTCGTGGCTCCGCCTCGTGGCGCACGGAAGGGCAGGCCACGGCTCCCAGATCAACACGGACAATGCGGTCACCAGGCTGGCCGCTGCGGTAACGCGCATCGGCGAGTACAAGTGGCCCATCGAACTCACCCCCACCACCAGGCAGTTCCTTGACGGGGTGACCGAACTCACCGCAGTGGAGTTCGACGCCGACAATCCGGATCTCCTGCTCAACCAGCTTGGCACCGTGGCCCGGTTCGTCGGCGCCACCCTGCAGAACACCACCAACCCCACCCTCCTCAAGGGCGGCTACAAGCACAACGTCATCCCCGAGTCCGCCGAAGCCCTGGTCGACTGCCGCACCCTTCCAGGCCAGGAACAGCAGGTCCTCGAAATTGTCCGCGAACTCGCCGGGAACGGCGTGGACGTCAGTTACGTGCACAATGACGTCTCACTCGAGGTTCCGTTCGCCGGCAACCTGGTGGACTCCATGATCGACGCCCTCCACAAGGAGGACCCCGGCGCCAAGGTACTGCCGTACACGCTCTCCGGCGGCACGGACAACAAGTCGCTGAGCCGCCTCGGGATCACCGGGTACGGGTTTGCGCCCCTCATGCTCCCGGACGAGCTGGACTTCACCGGCATGTTCCACGGCGTTGATGAGAGGGTCCCGGCGGACTCCCTCAAATTCGGCGCCCGGGTGCTCAACACCCTGCTCACCAACTACTGA
- a CDS encoding RBBP9/YdeN family alpha/beta hydrolase, with the protein MNTTAGSVPGRSVQRVVIVHGYESSPDANWFPWLQGALEAKGIAVTAVPLPDPDDPDKAAWEIAVRAALGMPDAATVIVAHSLGVVTALRVLAALAVPWELGGLVLVAGFTEPLAALPELDGFLAADVDVERVATSIRKRTVLRSDTDPFVPPEASDDLARRLDARLQVHPGAKHFMAEDGVTRLPALLDVILSK; encoded by the coding sequence ATGAACACAACAGCCGGCAGCGTCCCGGGTCGATCCGTCCAGCGCGTCGTCATTGTCCACGGGTATGAATCGTCGCCGGACGCAAACTGGTTTCCCTGGCTTCAAGGCGCCCTCGAAGCTAAAGGCATAGCGGTCACAGCGGTACCGCTCCCCGACCCTGATGATCCTGACAAGGCGGCGTGGGAGATTGCAGTCAGAGCAGCACTCGGAATGCCCGATGCTGCGACGGTGATTGTGGCCCACTCCCTCGGCGTGGTCACAGCCCTGCGGGTGCTTGCGGCGCTGGCGGTGCCTTGGGAGCTGGGCGGTCTCGTTTTGGTGGCCGGGTTCACCGAACCACTCGCGGCACTGCCGGAACTCGACGGCTTTTTGGCAGCTGACGTGGACGTTGAACGCGTAGCAACAAGCATTCGGAAACGGACAGTGCTCCGCTCCGACACGGATCCTTTCGTGCCGCCGGAGGCATCTGATGACCTTGCCAGGCGCCTGGACGCGCGGCTGCAAGTCCACCCAGGTGCAAAACACTTCATGGCAGAAGACGGCGTCACAAGGCTGCCGGCGCTGCTTGACGTGATTCTGTCGAAGTAG
- a CDS encoding CAP domain-containing protein, which yields MSAVTLGLLLTLPCGLTAATAAVTSPAPAIVPATTIGDTFTKQTFDLMNAERVKAGSRPFVWNQKIADVSQDWAKQLGVATMDSAFDFATIHRADAGGNEIPAGATWYRENIGFNFSPAQLVDWWMNSPGHKAAMLDPRGTDAGIGYVVPTSGPYAGWHLMVSNMAAYSTTPAPAPSPGPTSQTPLAQKAAAINGALGLPVSPEIYGLKNGGSYRNYQYGALIYSPATGAHVSTGAIRNLWAGYGFENGMLGYPVTDEVSGLKDGGVYQNYQGGALLWSPASGAHISTGAIRNAWAATGFESGPLGYPTSEIYQVEGGTAQDYQNGVITSSASGTRIISGEMLARYRENRALLGVATSAKTAIRDGGFYQNFQLGALLYSPATGTQLSIGGLRSVWAATGFENGVLGYPASGEMPANGGVYQNYQGGFITWLPDSGGQFTFGGIGGLYRSAGGPTGRLGFPTSGEYTTGPGGNVAQNFQHGTIHWGPAGTGITY from the coding sequence ATGTCCGCGGTAACCCTCGGCCTGCTGCTCACTTTGCCCTGCGGCCTCACCGCCGCCACCGCTGCCGTCACTTCACCAGCCCCGGCCATCGTCCCCGCAACGACCATCGGCGACACCTTTACCAAGCAGACCTTCGACCTGATGAACGCTGAGCGCGTCAAGGCCGGATCAAGGCCGTTCGTCTGGAACCAGAAGATCGCTGACGTCTCCCAGGACTGGGCGAAACAGCTCGGCGTCGCAACGATGGATTCCGCCTTTGACTTCGCCACGATCCACCGGGCCGACGCAGGCGGCAACGAAATCCCTGCCGGCGCTACCTGGTACCGCGAAAACATCGGATTCAACTTCAGTCCCGCACAGCTGGTTGACTGGTGGATGAACTCCCCGGGCCACAAGGCGGCGATGCTCGACCCCCGGGGCACCGACGCGGGCATCGGTTACGTCGTACCAACCAGCGGACCGTACGCCGGCTGGCACCTGATGGTCTCCAACATGGCGGCGTACTCAACCACGCCGGCCCCGGCGCCCTCACCAGGGCCGACGTCCCAGACGCCACTGGCACAGAAGGCCGCTGCCATCAACGGCGCCCTGGGCCTCCCGGTGTCCCCCGAGATCTATGGACTAAAAAACGGCGGCTCATACCGCAACTACCAGTACGGGGCCCTGATCTACTCCCCCGCCACCGGCGCCCACGTCTCCACGGGCGCGATCCGCAACCTCTGGGCCGGCTACGGGTTCGAAAACGGCATGCTGGGTTATCCGGTCACCGACGAGGTCTCCGGCCTCAAGGACGGCGGCGTCTACCAGAACTATCAGGGCGGAGCCCTCCTGTGGTCGCCTGCCTCCGGCGCCCACATTTCTACCGGCGCCATCCGGAACGCCTGGGCCGCGACAGGATTCGAATCCGGCCCGCTCGGCTATCCGACCTCGGAGATCTACCAGGTTGAAGGCGGCACCGCCCAGGACTACCAGAACGGCGTCATCACCAGCAGCGCCTCCGGCACCCGGATCATCTCCGGTGAGATGCTGGCAAGATACCGGGAAAACAGGGCCCTCCTGGGCGTTGCAACCAGCGCTAAAACCGCCATCAGGGACGGCGGCTTCTATCAGAACTTCCAGCTCGGAGCCCTGCTGTACTCTCCGGCCACCGGAACGCAGCTGTCCATTGGCGGCCTCCGCAGCGTCTGGGCCGCGACCGGCTTCGAGAACGGTGTCCTGGGCTACCCGGCGTCAGGGGAAATGCCTGCCAACGGCGGCGTCTACCAGAATTACCAGGGTGGCTTCATCACCTGGCTTCCCGACTCCGGCGGCCAGTTTACCTTCGGCGGCATCGGCGGCCTCTACCGCAGCGCCGGCGGCCCGACGGGGCGGCTCGGATTCCCGACCAGCGGTGAGTATACGACAGGTCCCGGGGGCAACGTCGCGCAGAACTTCCAGCACGGCACCATCCATTGGGGACCCGCCGGGACGGGCATTACCTACTAG
- a CDS encoding S8 family serine peptidase: MRTKTGMTKAGIGNRAIGLMVATVVFASATAGTVNADNKPALPPGPSGPASSAGASLPTDQFIVTFKPAAGGSSAERGKTYARAAADTSIAVREIKSTAGDAKVVKANRRLSAAESQRVLESIAAGANVASVEPDIRMYPSATPDDTYYSQQWALSDPNAGIRVPSVWDKTTGTGQIVAVIDTGITAHSDLNSNIIAGYDMIADPASSGDGNGRDADPSDPGDYQTAGACGSGSSVNSSWHGTHVAGIIAAVANNAEGVSGAAPSVKIEPVRALGGCGGYLSDVSDSIIWASGGNVSGVPSNAKPAKTINLSVGGTAPCPSTMQAAIDGAVNRGATVFVAAGNENQPASNNAPANCNNVVTVGATNRSGAKASYSNFGPAVDVMAPGGDLDAGILSTLNAGTTSPGAETYGSLMGTSMATPMAASVGALMKAANSSLTPSQIEAKLKASARPLPGTCSGGCGAGLVDASAAVVFPAAQTPIAAKAASLNGALGAATTGEVYGLKDNGGYQCFEHGCIVYSPATGAHVSTGAIRGLWAATGFENGRLGYPVTDEVSGLRDGGVYQNYQGGAIVWSPATGAHISVGAIRGLWAATGFENGRLGYPVTDEVAGLRDGGVYQNYQGGAIVWSPATGAHISVGAIRGEWAATGFENGVLGYPVTDEVTGLRDGGTYQNYQRGAIVWSPATGAHSSLGATRSIWASLGYESGRLGYPTSDEYPTGNDGSVAQNYQGGVIHWTPRGSYISWQ; this comes from the coding sequence ATGCGCACTAAGACTGGTATGACAAAAGCCGGCATCGGTAACAGGGCCATCGGCCTGATGGTGGCCACCGTCGTTTTTGCTTCCGCAACGGCAGGAACTGTCAACGCCGACAACAAACCAGCGCTGCCTCCTGGTCCTTCAGGCCCGGCAAGCTCCGCAGGCGCGTCCCTGCCCACGGATCAGTTCATCGTGACGTTCAAGCCCGCCGCGGGTGGCAGCTCCGCTGAGCGGGGCAAGACCTACGCGAGGGCTGCCGCCGACACTTCCATCGCCGTCAGGGAGATCAAGTCCACGGCCGGTGACGCCAAGGTGGTGAAGGCAAACCGCAGGCTTAGTGCTGCAGAGTCCCAGCGTGTGCTGGAGAGCATAGCCGCGGGCGCGAACGTCGCTTCGGTGGAGCCCGACATCCGCATGTACCCGTCGGCCACACCCGACGACACCTACTATTCCCAGCAGTGGGCTTTGTCTGACCCCAACGCCGGCATCCGGGTCCCCTCAGTCTGGGACAAGACCACGGGTACGGGACAAATCGTCGCCGTAATCGACACCGGCATCACGGCACACAGCGACCTCAATTCCAACATCATCGCTGGCTACGACATGATCGCCGATCCGGCCTCTTCAGGTGACGGCAACGGAAGGGACGCCGATCCCTCCGACCCGGGCGATTACCAGACCGCTGGTGCGTGTGGGTCGGGCTCATCTGTCAATTCTTCCTGGCACGGAACCCATGTGGCCGGGATTATCGCAGCCGTCGCCAATAACGCCGAGGGAGTCAGCGGCGCGGCTCCCAGCGTGAAGATCGAACCCGTCCGCGCACTCGGTGGCTGCGGCGGTTATCTGTCCGACGTCTCCGACAGCATCATCTGGGCCTCCGGGGGAAACGTCAGTGGCGTACCCTCCAACGCCAAGCCGGCGAAGACCATCAATCTCAGCGTAGGCGGAACTGCGCCCTGCCCTTCCACCATGCAGGCGGCCATTGATGGCGCCGTGAACCGCGGTGCCACCGTTTTTGTGGCTGCGGGCAATGAGAACCAGCCTGCGTCAAACAACGCGCCGGCAAATTGCAACAACGTGGTCACCGTTGGGGCCACCAACCGGTCCGGGGCCAAGGCGTCGTACTCAAATTTCGGTCCCGCAGTCGACGTTATGGCCCCGGGAGGCGACTTAGATGCGGGGATCCTCTCGACGTTGAATGCCGGAACAACCAGCCCGGGCGCGGAAACGTATGGATCGCTGATGGGAACGTCGATGGCTACGCCCATGGCGGCGTCTGTTGGCGCCCTGATGAAGGCTGCCAATTCCTCCCTGACACCGTCCCAGATCGAAGCCAAGCTCAAGGCAAGCGCCCGTCCGCTTCCAGGTACCTGCTCCGGAGGATGCGGCGCCGGCCTGGTCGACGCCTCGGCCGCCGTCGTATTTCCGGCCGCGCAGACGCCGATAGCCGCCAAGGCAGCGTCCCTGAACGGCGCTCTGGGAGCCGCGACTACGGGGGAGGTTTACGGGCTCAAGGACAACGGGGGATACCAGTGTTTTGAGCACGGCTGCATCGTTTACTCGCCTGCAACCGGAGCGCATGTCTCCACCGGCGCGATCCGCGGGCTGTGGGCGGCGACCGGCTTCGAGAACGGCCGCTTGGGGTATCCGGTCACGGATGAGGTGTCTGGGCTGCGCGACGGCGGCGTGTACCAGAACTACCAGGGCGGCGCGATCGTATGGTCCCCGGCAACCGGAGCACACATATCCGTGGGCGCGATCCGCGGGCTGTGGGCGGCGACCGGCTTCGAGAACGGCCGCTTGGGGTATCCGGTCACGGATGAGGTGGCTGGACTGCGCGACGGCGGCGTGTACCAGAACTACCAGGGCGGCGCCATCGTATGGTCCCCGGCAACCGGAGCGCACATATCCGTGGGAGCGATCCGCGGGGAGTGGGCGGCGACCGGCTTTGAAAACGGCGTGCTGGGGTATCCGGTGACAGATGAAGTAACCGGCCTCCGCGATGGCGGTACCTACCAGAACTACCAGCGTGGGGCCATCGTGTGGTCCCCGGCCACCGGAGCGCACTCGTCGTTGGGCGCCACCCGTTCCATCTGGGCCTCATTAGGGTATGAGTCGGGGCGCCTCGGCTACCCGACAAGCGATGAGTATCCGACCGGCAATGATGGCAGTGTCGCCCAGAACTACCAAGGCGGTGTGATCCATTGGACTCCGCGCGGCTCCTACATCTCCTGGCAGTAA
- a CDS encoding GatB/YqeY domain-containing protein, with protein sequence MSLKEKLKDDVVVHMKAGNKVALTTVRNVLGEIEAREKSGKTPVELDDLQVTALLQKEAAKRRDTAATYSAAGHEDRAAAEISEAEVIEAYLPKGLTREEAEAIVDEVVAGLQADGTELTMRSMGAVMKSVTPKIAGRFDGKAVSEIVRARLA encoded by the coding sequence ATGTCACTGAAGGAAAAGCTGAAGGACGACGTCGTCGTCCATATGAAGGCCGGCAACAAGGTGGCCCTGACCACCGTGCGCAACGTCCTGGGCGAGATCGAAGCGCGGGAGAAGTCCGGCAAGACCCCCGTTGAGCTCGACGACCTCCAAGTCACCGCGCTGCTGCAAAAGGAGGCTGCCAAGCGACGGGACACGGCCGCCACCTATTCCGCGGCGGGCCACGAAGACCGTGCGGCGGCTGAGATCTCCGAGGCCGAGGTTATTGAGGCGTATCTGCCCAAGGGCCTGACCAGGGAGGAAGCCGAAGCCATCGTGGACGAGGTCGTTGCCGGCCTGCAGGCGGACGGCACCGAGCTGACGATGCGCTCCATGGGGGCCGTCATGAAATCCGTAACCCCGAAGATCGCCGGGCGTTTCGACGGCAAGGCCGTCAGTGAGATCGTCAGGGCGCGGCTGGCCTGA